From Haloglomus litoreum, the proteins below share one genomic window:
- the meaB gene encoding methylmalonyl Co-A mutase-associated GTPase MeaB yields MGEELIDDLLDGQHRALARVITKIENRSPGYRDLVRELHQHTGDAEVVGVTGSPGAGKSTLVDKMAAEYRERGLTVGVIAIDPSSPFTGGAVLGDRIRMASNVGDMDVFFRSMSARGQLGGVSTATTDAVKALDAFGKDRIIVETVGAGQNEIDIVRTADTVAVLVPPSSGDDVQMLKAGILEIGDVFVVNKADLDGADRTVSELKEMIMMRDASPAAGTGGYHGAGTDASGHHGPDEGGTAESEPDPTAEVTGPGSAGTPGSPTDQGGPVDTDEGEAWVPPVVQTVANTGEGVENFLGTLADHRSFLERSGQLEVKARKRYAEEIRRLLREDTRALLERELEAQGGIESFVEEVMGRESDPYTVADEVVQPLRDCLDDPDDE; encoded by the coding sequence TGCTCGACGGCCAGCACCGCGCCCTCGCGCGGGTCATCACGAAGATCGAGAACCGCTCGCCCGGCTACCGGGACCTCGTCCGAGAGCTGCACCAGCACACCGGCGACGCCGAGGTGGTCGGCGTCACCGGGTCCCCGGGCGCGGGGAAGTCGACCCTGGTCGACAAGATGGCCGCCGAGTACCGCGAGCGCGGGCTCACGGTCGGCGTCATCGCCATCGACCCGTCCTCGCCGTTCACCGGCGGCGCCGTCCTGGGCGACCGCATCCGGATGGCCTCCAACGTCGGGGACATGGACGTGTTCTTCCGGTCGATGTCCGCCCGCGGCCAGCTCGGTGGCGTCTCCACGGCGACGACGGACGCCGTGAAGGCGCTGGACGCCTTCGGCAAGGACCGCATCATCGTCGAGACGGTCGGCGCCGGACAGAACGAGATCGACATCGTGCGCACCGCCGACACGGTGGCGGTCCTCGTTCCGCCGTCGTCGGGCGACGACGTACAGATGCTGAAGGCCGGCATCCTCGAGATCGGCGACGTGTTCGTCGTCAACAAGGCCGACCTCGACGGCGCCGACCGGACCGTCTCCGAACTGAAGGAGATGATCATGATGCGCGACGCCTCGCCCGCCGCGGGCACCGGCGGCTACCACGGCGCCGGCACGGACGCGAGCGGCCACCACGGCCCCGACGAGGGCGGCACGGCGGAGTCCGAGCCCGACCCGACCGCCGAGGTCACCGGCCCCGGCTCCGCCGGGACCCCGGGCTCGCCGACCGACCAGGGCGGCCCCGTCGACACCGACGAGGGCGAGGCGTGGGTCCCGCCGGTCGTCCAGACCGTCGCCAACACGGGCGAGGGCGTCGAGAACTTCCTCGGGACGCTCGCGGACCACCGGTCCTTCCTCGAACGGTCCGGGCAGCTGGAGGTCAAGGCCCGCAAGCGCTACGCGGAGGAGATCCGCCGCCTCCTCCGCGAGGACACCCGCGCCCTGCTGGAGCGCGAACTCGAGGCCCAGGGGGGCATCGAGAGCTTCGTCGAGGAGGTGATGGGCCGCGAGAGCGACCCGTACACGGTCGCCGACGAGGTCGTCCAGCCGCTCCGGGACTGCCTGGACGACCCGGACGACGAGTAG
- a CDS encoding DsbA family protein, with translation MRRQLRRRQFLGALGAAGVTGLAGCTGDGADGGGGGGGAGPGDGSGGGDGGGGDATPTPAGTPWTLPDHDSLTGLDGQPVLGPPPGEAPGLVVAFEDPSCTICQRFERNTWPELESELVATGKVSFVYRVMPITYPWGKPATQALESTYAFAREAGQGRDAPAFWGLKDAYYAERDRFASGDTLAETEAYLASETDLDAEAVVAAAREKRHDDAVQADLAAGNEAGVSATPTFFLFRDGEFETTIRGAQSYNVFATALGF, from the coding sequence ATGCGACGACAGTTGCGCCGGCGACAGTTCCTGGGCGCGCTCGGGGCCGCCGGTGTCACGGGGCTCGCGGGCTGTACGGGGGACGGGGCCGACGGCGGTGGTGGCGGTGGCGGCGCCGGCCCGGGCGACGGCTCGGGCGGCGGTGACGGCGGAGGCGGCGATGCCACGCCGACGCCTGCAGGGACGCCGTGGACCCTCCCCGACCACGACTCGCTGACGGGGCTGGATGGCCAGCCCGTGCTCGGGCCGCCCCCGGGCGAGGCCCCGGGACTCGTGGTGGCGTTCGAGGACCCCTCGTGCACCATCTGCCAGCGGTTCGAGCGGAACACGTGGCCGGAGCTGGAGTCCGAACTCGTCGCCACCGGCAAGGTCAGCTTCGTCTACCGGGTGATGCCCATCACCTACCCGTGGGGGAAGCCGGCGACCCAGGCACTGGAGTCCACGTACGCGTTCGCCCGCGAGGCCGGGCAGGGCCGCGACGCACCGGCGTTCTGGGGCCTCAAGGACGCCTACTACGCCGAGCGCGACCGGTTCGCCTCGGGTGACACCCTCGCGGAGACGGAGGCGTACCTCGCCAGCGAGACGGACCTCGACGCCGAAGCCGTCGTGGCGGCCGCCCGCGAGAAGCGCCACGACGACGCCGTCCAGGCCGACCTCGCGGCCGGGAACGAGGCCGGCGTGAGCGCGACGCCGACGTTCTTCCTCTTCCGCGACGGCGAGTTCGAGACGACCATCCGGGGCGCACAGAGCTACAACGTCTTCGCCACGGCACTGGGGTTCTGA
- a CDS encoding ATP-binding protein has product MDDGSEPVEVLYADSDGSYAASLGDALRTHEELSVEHVADAETALSRLRAGAFDCVLAQRDLGATDAMTLMHRAREASPGIPFVLLVPDGAADVAAASRRAGANDYLVRRDPERTAAVAADRLAVAADHQSPGVDYQQVFEEATVGIVVHHPETGEIIDINPWMSELLGYDRSELLTMTVGEFSAGEEPYTQDQAERNIRRAATEGPQRFEWLDERADGEPVPVEVSLRRTVIGGHDRVLAIVQDITERKEREASLRRQSRRMEEFAGVVSHDIRSPLTVAEGWVDYALGDDEGIDEEAALERILQAIERMDEMIDDSLTLVRGGGEVDATEPVPMAEEAPEWWEVAATADAELVVDTPFTVEADPNRLRHLFENLFRNSVEHGSTSSRTESGDSVEHGSTGSRPPADDSVEHGSTSSRTQSGDSVEHDSTGSRPPADDSVEHGGTADGDHPRAGVTVRTGPLTVDDPVEPTVGSLPDEGSVEGFYVEDDGPGIPPDEHDRVFEAGHTTDANGTGLGLAIVRRVADAHGWAIRLGESDSGGARFEFLGATLRANGEDDSAGEHDGAGEDGSAV; this is encoded by the coding sequence ATGGACGACGGCTCGGAGCCGGTGGAGGTGCTCTACGCCGACAGCGACGGGTCGTACGCGGCATCGCTCGGTGATGCCCTCCGGACCCACGAAGAACTCTCGGTCGAACACGTCGCGGACGCGGAGACGGCCCTCTCGCGGCTCCGGGCGGGGGCGTTCGACTGCGTACTGGCCCAGCGCGACCTCGGCGCGACCGACGCGATGACGCTGATGCACCGCGCCCGGGAGGCGAGTCCCGGCATCCCGTTCGTCCTCCTGGTCCCGGACGGGGCGGCCGATGTCGCCGCCGCGTCCCGGCGCGCGGGTGCCAACGACTATCTCGTCCGGCGGGACCCGGAGCGGACCGCGGCCGTGGCCGCCGACCGGCTCGCGGTGGCTGCGGACCATCAGTCCCCGGGTGTCGACTACCAGCAGGTGTTCGAGGAGGCGACGGTCGGTATCGTCGTCCACCATCCCGAGACGGGCGAGATAATCGACATCAACCCGTGGATGTCGGAGCTGCTGGGCTACGATCGCTCGGAGCTACTGACCATGACCGTCGGCGAGTTCAGCGCCGGCGAGGAGCCCTACACGCAGGACCAGGCCGAGCGGAACATCCGGCGGGCGGCGACCGAGGGACCACAGCGGTTCGAGTGGCTCGACGAGCGGGCCGACGGGGAGCCCGTCCCGGTCGAGGTGAGCCTCCGGCGGACCGTCATCGGCGGTCACGACCGCGTGCTGGCCATCGTCCAGGACATCACCGAGCGCAAGGAGCGGGAGGCGTCGCTCCGGCGCCAGAGCCGGCGGATGGAGGAGTTCGCGGGCGTCGTGAGCCACGACATCCGGAGCCCGCTGACGGTGGCCGAGGGCTGGGTCGACTACGCCCTCGGCGACGACGAGGGCATCGACGAGGAGGCGGCGCTGGAGCGCATCCTGCAGGCCATCGAGCGGATGGACGAGATGATCGACGACTCGCTGACGCTGGTGCGCGGCGGCGGCGAGGTGGATGCGACCGAGCCGGTTCCGATGGCCGAGGAGGCCCCGGAGTGGTGGGAGGTCGCCGCCACCGCCGACGCCGAGCTCGTCGTTGACACGCCCTTCACGGTCGAGGCGGACCCGAACCGGCTCCGGCACCTGTTCGAGAACCTGTTCCGGAACAGTGTCGAACATGGTTCGACGAGCAGCCGGACGGAGTCCGGCGACAGCGTGGAGCACGGCTCCACGGGCAGTCGGCCACCGGCCGACGACAGTGTCGAACATGGTTCGACGAGCAGCCGGACGCAGTCCGGCGACAGCGTGGAGCACGACTCCACGGGCAGTCGGCCACCGGCCGACGACAGTGTCGAACACGGCGGGACCGCCGACGGGGACCACCCGAGAGCGGGCGTGACGGTCCGGACGGGCCCCCTCACCGTCGACGACCCGGTCGAGCCGACGGTCGGCTCGCTCCCCGACGAGGGGTCCGTCGAGGGGTTCTACGTGGAGGACGACGGCCCCGGCATCCCGCCCGACGAGCACGACCGGGTGTTCGAGGCCGGACACACGACCGACGCGAACGGGACGGGGCTCGGCCTCGCCATCGTCAGGCGGGTGGCCGACGCCCACGGCTGGGCCATCCGGCTCGGCGAGAGCGACTCCGGCGGCGCCCGCTTCGAGTTCCTCGGCGCCACGCTCCGGGCGAACGGCGAGGACGACAGCGCCGGCGAGCACGACGGCGCCGGCGAGGACGGGTCGGCGGTGTGA
- a CDS encoding histidine kinase dimerization/phospho-acceptor domain-containing protein, translating into MERRERAFRELATLVRDRERPFVDRVREGLELGCVALGVEYGALARADGGEHTVLAVATRGDAPGAPGDSRPLGETFCELPVTDRETVGFGHPDDGPPGVGDRAAHTTDGFSCYVGAPVTVDERVYGTCCFADREPREAFADWERELVGSLAAWMSDGLTARARKLALASESDRLDGFTAMIDHDIREPLSTARGHAQLAHEAATEADAAEVTPHTEATVTALSRTERLVADLLRLGSDSERAGGAGPVDVRAVAEHAWAEVTTDDTMARLTTEPGVRVPADESLLKRLLAETFRFCLETGDDALEVTVGSLGDRPGFYVADDGTGFPGESGDRPAGDSVGLDSIERIAAAHDWTVTAGLSADGGLRVEVETDEGIWPASEMTGHAEEGTAPVATLVEEWSDDGSESGSDAGPDSATDSGLESGG; encoded by the coding sequence ATGGAGCGACGGGAGCGGGCGTTCCGGGAGCTGGCGACGCTGGTCCGGGACCGGGAGCGGCCGTTCGTCGACCGCGTCCGGGAGGGACTGGAGCTGGGCTGTGTGGCGCTCGGCGTCGAGTACGGCGCGCTCGCTCGCGCCGACGGCGGGGAGCACACCGTCCTCGCGGTCGCCACGCGCGGCGACGCGCCGGGCGCGCCCGGTGACAGTCGACCCCTCGGTGAGACCTTCTGCGAGCTACCGGTCACGGACCGCGAGACGGTGGGGTTCGGCCACCCGGATGACGGGCCGCCGGGGGTGGGTGACCGCGCGGCCCACACGACGGACGGCTTCTCCTGCTACGTCGGCGCGCCGGTCACCGTCGACGAGCGGGTGTACGGCACCTGCTGTTTCGCCGACCGGGAGCCCCGGGAGGCGTTCGCCGACTGGGAGCGGGAACTGGTGGGCTCGCTGGCGGCCTGGATGAGCGACGGGCTCACCGCGCGGGCACGGAAGCTGGCGCTGGCCTCGGAGAGCGACCGGCTCGACGGCTTCACCGCCATGATCGACCACGACATCCGGGAGCCCCTCTCGACCGCGCGCGGCCACGCACAGCTGGCACACGAGGCTGCGACCGAGGCCGACGCCGCCGAGGTGACCCCACACACCGAGGCGACCGTGACCGCCCTCTCCCGCACCGAGCGGCTGGTGGCCGACCTGCTCCGGCTCGGGAGCGACTCCGAGCGCGCGGGCGGCGCCGGTCCGGTGGACGTCCGTGCCGTGGCCGAACACGCCTGGGCCGAGGTGACAACGGACGACACGATGGCCCGGCTGACGACCGAGCCCGGCGTCCGGGTCCCGGCGGACGAGTCGCTGCTGAAGCGGCTGCTGGCGGAGACGTTCCGGTTCTGTCTGGAGACCGGCGACGACGCACTCGAGGTCACTGTGGGCTCGCTGGGCGACCGCCCGGGCTTCTACGTCGCCGACGACGGCACGGGCTTCCCCGGCGAGAGCGGTGACCGCCCGGCCGGGGACTCGGTCGGGCTCGACAGCATCGAACGCATCGCCGCCGCGCACGACTGGACGGTCACGGCCGGCCTGAGCGCCGACGGCGGCCTCCGTGTCGAGGTGGAGACCGACGAGGGCATCTGGCCGGCGTCCGAGATGACCGGCCACGCCGAGGAGGGGACCGCGCCGGTCGCGACCCTCGTCGAGGAGTGGTCCGACGACGGCTCGGAGTCCGGGTCGGACGCCGGCCCCGACTCCGCAACCGATTCGGGGCTGGAGTCCGGGGGCTGA
- a CDS encoding alpha/beta fold hydrolase produces the protein MRLRNALLGAAGAVGAVAGGNALLRGDADDLEPPLGRPLSTYRWRGFDVAYTEAGDPDDPTLVLLHGVNAAGSSHEFRYVVDDLAEEYHVLAPDLPGFGHSDRPPLLYSATLYVTFVADFLRDVADGTLVDPDRDAATGGDRDGEREPPAVVASSLVGAYTAAAVAEKAAPARQLFLVCPTASAFPGRSPAIRSLVRAPLVGEAVHNLISSEASIRYFLGDHGFSSAAAVPEEWVAYDYATTHVPGARYAPASFLSGYLNLDADLAALLSEIREAGTPVTVCWGGVSEVTPVSQGRELAEAADVKLVVLEEADLLPHGEFPETFLSVLREELAGEQRAPDASA, from the coding sequence ATGAGACTCCGGAACGCCCTGCTGGGAGCCGCCGGTGCCGTCGGCGCGGTCGCCGGGGGGAACGCGCTCCTCCGTGGCGATGCCGACGACCTGGAACCGCCCCTCGGCCGGCCGCTCTCGACGTACCGCTGGCGTGGCTTCGACGTGGCCTACACGGAGGCCGGCGACCCCGACGACCCGACGCTCGTCCTGCTGCACGGCGTCAACGCCGCCGGCTCCAGCCACGAGTTCCGCTACGTCGTCGACGACCTCGCCGAGGAGTACCACGTCCTCGCGCCGGACCTGCCCGGCTTCGGCCACTCCGACCGCCCGCCGCTGCTGTACTCGGCGACGCTGTACGTCACCTTCGTCGCCGACTTCCTGCGGGACGTGGCCGACGGGACGCTCGTCGACCCCGACCGTGACGCGGCGACCGGGGGCGACAGGGACGGCGAGCGCGAGCCGCCGGCGGTGGTGGCCTCCTCGCTCGTCGGTGCGTACACGGCCGCCGCCGTCGCCGAGAAGGCCGCGCCGGCCCGGCAGCTGTTCCTCGTCTGCCCGACGGCATCGGCCTTCCCGGGCCGGTCGCCCGCCATCCGCTCGCTCGTCCGGGCGCCGCTGGTGGGCGAGGCGGTCCACAACCTCATCAGCTCCGAGGCGTCCATCCGCTACTTCCTCGGCGACCACGGGTTCTCCTCCGCGGCGGCCGTCCCCGAGGAGTGGGTCGCGTACGACTACGCCACCACCCACGTCCCGGGCGCCCGCTACGCACCGGCGTCGTTCCTGAGCGGCTACCTCAACCTCGATGCGGACCTCGCGGCGCTGCTCTCGGAGATCCGCGAGGCCGGGACCCCGGTCACGGTCTGCTGGGGCGGCGTCTCGGAGGTCACGCCCGTCTCGCAGGGGCGCGAGCTGGCCGAGGCGGCGGACGTGAAGCTCGTCGTGCTGGAGGAGGCAGACCTGCTCCCACACGGGGAGTTCCCCGAGACGTTCCTGTCGGTGCTCCGTGAGGAGCTGGCCGGCGAGCAGCGGGCGCCCGACGCGAGCGCCTGA